The genome window ACACCGAGATCGCCCGGCGGCTGAACGGCGTGCAGGGGGATTTGCAATCCGTCGGAGAATTCATCCGGATGTATATCACTCGCAACGACCGCTGGCTCTCACCGCTGTTCATCGCGGGGGAAAGTTACGGCACATTTCGCGCGGCGGGTTTGGCCGGCACGCTGATCGAAAGAGGGATTGCCGTAAACGGCATCGTGCTGATCTCGACCGTGCTCGATTTCGGCATGCTCCGCCCGAGCGTGGGGAACGGCTTGCCGTATGCGCTGCACCTGCCGACTTGCGCGGCCGACGCTTGGTATCACAAGAAGCTCGCCCCGGAGTTGCAGCAGGATCTGCGCGCCACGCTCAAGGAAGTGGAAGGCTGGGCGATGTCCGAATATCTCGCGGCGCTAAACAAGGGAGACGAGCTGCCGCCGAGCGAGCGCAAGACGATCGTCGAGAAACTGGCCCGCTATACCGGGCTGTCGAGGCGCTATGTGGAAGAGAGCGACTTGCGGATCAATACCAACCGCTTCCAGCGCGAGCTGCTCCGCGACAAGAAGCTCACCATCGGCGGCTACGACGGCCGGCTCACCGGCCCTTCGCCGCTGGATGCCGGAGACGGGGCGGAGTTCGATCCCTCGGGCACGCTGGTCCGCCCGCCGTTCGAGGCCGCGTTTCAGCATTACATCCAGTCGGAATTAGGCTACAAGACCGACATGGTCTACAACGTGCTCGGGGGGATCATGCCCTGGGACTGGGGATCGAGAAACAACTTCGCCGAGACCACGAGCCTGCTCCGCAATGCCTTCACCAAGAATCCTTATCTCAAGGTGCTGGTCTGCGCGGGCTACTATGACATCGTGACGCCGTATTACTCCGTGGAATACACTTTGAACCACACCGGCCTGCACCCCCAGATGCAGAAGAACATCAGCTATGAGTTTTACGAGGCCGGGCACATGATGTACATCGACCGCCCTTCGCATGAGAAGCTGAAACGGGATATCACCGAATTCATCACGAAAGCCACGGCCAAGCCGTAGCGATCCGTGGCCGACGCTGCCAGCGTCGGGGCATGCACTACACCGGCGGTGTTTGCGGTTTCCCGACGCTGGCAGCGTCGGCCACGAGTTGTTGGCGGGATTCGCCGCAAGCGCAATTATCGCCACATGTCCGATTCCAAGTTGCCAAACGCTGCCTCTGAACTTGCCGGACTCACGGCCATCGTCACCGGATCGTCGAGCGGGATCGGCCGGGCGATGG of Pirellulales bacterium contains these proteins:
- a CDS encoding peptidase S10, producing the protein MKAIPFVLVLFMSLPVMAQRPREPQPAAENPAAAPARGESSRADQPRTTEPRTEAPRSQEPRTPSGRQRQSENAELNMANPPVAEKVDEKPIVTHHKITVGGKTLEYTATVAQMPIKDNAGETEAHIFYMAYTLDNAGEMSKRPLTFAFNGGPGSASIWVHMGAMGPRNAKLLDNGDMPPPPFQLIDNEHTWLDQTDLVFIDPVGTGYSRAKNTEIARRLNGVQGDLQSVGEFIRMYITRNDRWLSPLFIAGESYGTFRAAGLAGTLIERGIAVNGIVLISTVLDFGMLRPSVGNGLPYALHLPTCAADAWYHKKLAPELQQDLRATLKEVEGWAMSEYLAALNKGDELPPSERKTIVEKLARYTGLSRRYVEESDLRINTNRFQRELLRDKKLTIGGYDGRLTGPSPLDAGDGAEFDPSGTLVRPPFEAAFQHYIQSELGYKTDMVYNVLGGIMPWDWGSRNNFAETTSLLRNAFTKNPYLKVLVCAGYYDIVTPYYSVEYTLNHTGLHPQMQKNISYEFYEAGHMMYIDRPSHEKLKRDITEFITKATAKP